The Pieris rapae chromosome 9, ilPieRapa1.1, whole genome shotgun sequence region CTTAATTTGCAGGTTTTTATGATATGGCcctttttacaattattattatattatttaaatgtagtatttatatatatatatatatatacttaattgacttaaattttttatattagtaagtgagaaaaatttatttaaaaaaattaaagataaatgtCAACGCTGGCTTGTGTTCATTTATTCGAATTTAATTACTGTATGACCTACTGAGTTGCTTAAAATATGTTCTAGAAAGGAAAatgtattagatattttaaactttcaatTCTTCAGACAGAAGCGAAATCCTAAGCCCTGGCTTCAGAGCCTTGCTGAATGTCCTTTAGCTCCCATACATATGATATGGGCTGAAAGAAGATGTAAGAGCAGTCAAGTATAGACAATATTGCCATATGAGAAAAATATACCGGATGCGGACAAggcatacattttaaatcatggactgatttttattgttatcctTTGGGgattataaattctaaatgtttatacttttaaaattttaattgtatttcgatagaaaaaatgaaaaatatgtttttattatataaattgaaaaatgttatatatatattgcaaattattgtttataaataaatgttttaataaatggttataagtgttttattaagtatatacatatataggtcCGTTTTTATCTGccgtgataaaaaaaaaataatgggaTGTCAGTCGCCGTCAGGAGCCATAGATATTAccatgttaaatttttttccaacCCTTTTAGCTGTGACTGTACATCTATTAGCTGTTTgagataaataatacaattttttatctgaaccatcataataaattatatcgttATCACCGtcaaaaacaacaataaaagcGTACCCCCTGCTGAATGCTCCCAGTTCCTTCAAAATccttttatcatatttataattcattttgtAAACAGCTCTCGTAAAAGGTTGTATGAAGTAAGCGTCGCCATTTCTGTCGGttgtcaaataatatatttcatcttCAAATAGTTCTGCGCTTTTCGCGCCatttttaagtacataaattgaaaaattatgcATAAAGTATATATCGCCCATTTTATCCACAATGAAATCATCTACTTCGTATTCTGTACCTggaattaatttagattttttctttTCGTAAGTGAAGATCCCCTTTTTACGGAATtctgaataaaaaagtttcttttCGTATTGGAGCTGCCATATTGTTTTATCGTTGAGACCATAGAGTtcagagatatttttttctagattGTATCTGTATAAGCCTTGCTCATTTGTCATATACAAATGTTTTGTCGCTTGATCTACTGCGAAACCAAAACTAAAACCgcgttttattgttttcagtCTGACGTTGTGTAGATCGAATGCAGCTGTATAATCCTCCGAGCGGTTCTGATAATGAAAGTATAGAATATTTGAGGATCGATCAATGGCTAGTTGTCCGGAAAATTTAATTCCGTGAACAACCCTGTCGCGTCTGTAGCACACCGTGTTAAGGCACGCGTGACATGACACGCGTTTTGCAAACGAATATCCTAGCAATGTGAGAAATAAGAAGAGAATTTTCATGATGTTTCTGAAAggggaaaataaattatggatCATTGTCTCAAAAACTTCTTCGTTGTCAGTATGAGATTGTCATATATATGACATTAGAATAACGCGTCAAATAGACAAGTCAGCCTAATTGCCGCACTGTAAACTaatcataaatcataataaatacgaGTTTATTGACTTATAATTACGTGAATAACAATATCTTACCGTATATATTCGGTATTCAATCAGGTATAGATTTTAATAGAGTCAACACTTGTTTTCACCGTAACACCTATAAGAAGATACTATGGCACAGGAAACAAACAAATggagtgttttgtttttaataatgttattttatctaaTCGTGACCCCACTGACCTGTAtcgtaaataacatttatttttgtcgaTCCCATTAggtttatctaaaaaaatgattttccaAGCCTTTTCACCAACTTACAAAGAGTGAATCctgataatatatatctgatatgttattatattttataaaactattattttaaatttttaacaatggAGGTTTCTGATTTAGTACCTATTTTGACACTGTATAAtaggataaataatatatataatgtataaataggaTTATAAAAGTTAACATTTCGTCGTCCGTATATGTTActtctttgaaaattttacttacttaactgattttattattagtcgCCGCTATTTATGAGACATTTTCTGTTgcgttataaaataaagattacacCGGATTCTGTAGAAATTGTAACTACCCtaagcattattttaatattaaaaataaattgagatctgcaaaatatattttatcataactaTTTTATGTCATCTATgttcatttgttatttatcaCACTCTTAGCTACGCTCATAAGCTCAATTCCCTTACCTTGAAAATTTCAcgtaaaatagtaaattaacaATGAAAACGAAGGCCCTAATAATTTCCCCACAGACTGACATCACGCGCCGAGGCCGAGATTCGATTACCATTCCTATCTCGTCTAGGTCAATACCGAAATTGTTACCTGCAACGATACATTAAAATGGacatttagttaataataaagggCCAGTTTTATTTAGAGTAcgtatataaagtttaaaaaattgtctCTGTATAAAGCCCACGGAGCCTCCATATAATTTAGGACCAGTGGATTATATGCCGCCTTTATCAGACCGTACTTTATAGGTTTTAAATCCTCACGTTTATgtcaaaggtaaaaaaatacggCTGAAGTTTTGTGTACTTCaaagtaaaacattataaatatgtaattttaaccactgctatttgaaataaatttaatataactttctagtttttttattttttttacatcatacaaaattacatacaacctttaattttcacccctctacgatcaacccctatttttatatgttaattagaAACATATGACTTGAACTCTaaggtttatatagagaaaaattcaacaaccttaaaagttttcattccggaaaaccgaacagtctctgggatagcatagcaaaatacCTATTCCATGtttgtatgtactaaaaaggtaagCTCAATAAAATGagattaaggagaaacgaagttcgcggggatagctagtaattaatataaataaataataaatacttccaATAGCAGGCgactaaatatgattttttataactgaATATGAAACCGATTTCCTTTGAGTTCGACAAATAATCCTTTCCATTTATCCCGTATTGGGTACTAAATCGTAGGTTTATACGCGATAAAttcatgttattaaataagtctAGGTCGATATACT contains the following coding sequences:
- the LOC111000034 gene encoding ommochrome-binding protein, yielding MKILFLFLTLLGYSFAKRVSCHACLNTVCYRRDRVVHGIKFSGQLAIDRSSNILYFHYQNRSEDYTAAFDLHNVRLKTIKRGFSFGFAVDQATKHLYMTNEQGLYRYNLEKNISELYGLNDKTIWQLQYEKKLFYSEFRKKGIFTYEKKKSKLIPGTEYEVDDFIVDKMGDIYFMHNFSIYVLKNGAKSAELFEDEIYYLTTDRNGDAYFIQPFTRAVYKMNYKYDKRILKELGAFSRGYAFIVVFDGDNDIIYYDGSDKKLYYLSQTANRCTVTAKRVGKKFNMVISMAPDGD